Proteins encoded together in one Neobacillus sp. FSL H8-0543 window:
- a CDS encoding cytochrome c biogenesis protein CcdA has product MTDVNIFLALGAGFLSFISPCCLPLYPAFLSYITGMSVGELKTDNAMLQKRSLLHTIFFLIGFSAIFIAIGFGTSFIGSFFLEYKDLIRQLGGIFIVIFGLMIVGIFNPAFLMKDRRLEFKNRPSGFIGSTLIGMAFAAGWTPCTGPILTSVILLAASNPGSGVLYMVAYSLGFAIPFLILSFFVGKMKWIRTHSGKIVKIGGYIMIIMGLVLFFDWMTEIIKILSPLFGGFTGF; this is encoded by the coding sequence ATGACAGATGTAAATATATTTCTTGCCTTAGGTGCTGGATTTTTAAGTTTTATCTCACCATGCTGTTTGCCGCTTTACCCAGCGTTTTTATCGTATATTACTGGAATGTCTGTTGGAGAATTGAAAACGGATAATGCCATGCTTCAAAAAAGAAGTCTCCTACATACGATCTTTTTCTTAATCGGATTTTCTGCAATTTTTATCGCAATTGGATTTGGAACTTCCTTTATCGGCAGCTTTTTCCTTGAATACAAAGATTTAATACGTCAGCTTGGCGGTATCTTTATTGTGATTTTTGGTTTAATGATTGTTGGTATTTTTAATCCTGCATTTCTAATGAAGGATCGTCGCCTGGAATTTAAAAATCGTCCTTCAGGTTTTATTGGTTCCACACTGATTGGTATGGCATTTGCTGCTGGCTGGACACCTTGTACAGGTCCGATTCTTACATCTGTTATCCTTCTTGCAGCTTCAAATCCTGGTTCAGGAGTATTATACATGGTAGCTTATTCACTCGGTTTTGCTATCCCGTTTTTAATTCTATCGTTCTTTGTTGGAAAGATGAAATGGATTCGTACACACAGCGGAAAAATTGTGAAAATCGGCGGTTACATCATGATCATCATGGGACTTGTGCTCTTTTTTGACTGGATGACAGAGATTATTAAGATTTTATCTCCATTGTTTGGCGGTTTTACCGGATTCTAA
- a CDS encoding cytochrome c biogenesis protein CcdC: protein MNFVVVSSIGAVFMGIFALFVRMKAAKKPTNALKIIMPPVFMSSGALMYIVPQFRLSFFEILEVVALGMLFSILLIKTSKFEIRDNEIYLKRSKAFIYILVGLLIVRLGLKSVLSTTIDFGELSGMFFLLAFSMIVPWRIAMYLDYKKLYKQLHGAKTS from the coding sequence ATGAACTTTGTTGTTGTTTCCTCCATAGGAGCAGTTTTTATGGGTATTTTTGCCTTGTTCGTCCGTATGAAAGCTGCAAAAAAACCTACAAATGCACTAAAAATTATTATGCCGCCTGTCTTTATGTCAAGTGGTGCCCTAATGTATATCGTCCCGCAATTTAGATTATCATTTTTTGAAATCTTAGAGGTAGTCGCCCTTGGGATGCTTTTTTCTATCTTGCTAATAAAAACCTCTAAGTTTGAGATTCGTGATAATGAAATCTATTTAAAACGGTCGAAGGCATTTATTTATATTTTGGTAGGATTATTAATTGTTAGACTTGGATTGAAATCAGTCTTAAGTACAACCATTGATTTTGGGGAACTGAGTGGGATGTTCTTCCTGCTGGCTTTTAGCATGATTGTTCCATGGCGCATAGCGATGTATTTAGATTATAAGAAACTCTATAAACAGCTTCATGGTGCAAAAACTTCATAA
- a CDS encoding DUF2621 domain-containing protein, with product MLSGWFLWFILFWVVVLSSSMAIGGFFMFRKFLKKLPKDDGKSMMDWEMHYVNESRHLWSDPEKALLEDLVSPVPELFRDVARQKIAGKIGEIALKENASKITEDLVIRGYIQATPKRDHKFLRKKLFEKQIEVAPYEHLF from the coding sequence ATGCTTTCAGGTTGGTTTCTATGGTTTATTTTATTTTGGGTAGTTGTCTTGTCCTCTTCCATGGCCATTGGCGGTTTTTTTATGTTTCGCAAATTTTTGAAGAAGCTTCCGAAGGATGACGGTAAGTCAATGATGGATTGGGAGATGCATTATGTGAATGAATCGCGTCATCTCTGGAGTGATCCTGAGAAAGCGCTGCTCGAAGATTTAGTGAGTCCTGTTCCTGAACTTTTCCGTGATGTCGCCAGGCAAAAGATTGCCGGAAAGATCGGTGAAATTGCACTAAAAGAAAATGCTTCTAAAATTACCGAGGATCTTGTTATTCGCGGCTATATTCAAGCAACACCAAAAAGAGACCATAAATTTTTACGAAAAAAACTCTTTGAAAAACAAATTGAAGTTGCTCCTTACGAGCACCTGTTTTAA
- a CDS encoding DUF6803 family protein: MNMTHYMGLLADNQPWNLIIFMAIPVICAETIAVTELAILFTRNLNGKLRLVNKITSIFVGIYFTGIFFYLLFNAVIPITTKGEWHGWIDVIAVGFYLLGIIPLLGMALLDLNIIYKNKSQEGKLKVHATFVGMFLIFAHIAMIAGMVDPTIISEMPTMDHNM; this comes from the coding sequence ATGAACATGACACATTATATGGGCTTACTAGCTGATAATCAGCCATGGAATCTGATTATTTTTATGGCAATTCCCGTTATCTGTGCTGAAACAATTGCTGTAACCGAATTAGCGATTTTGTTTACTAGAAATCTAAATGGTAAATTAAGATTGGTAAACAAAATTACATCTATTTTTGTTGGAATTTATTTTACAGGTATTTTCTTTTACTTATTATTTAATGCAGTTATTCCGATAACAACAAAGGGAGAATGGCATGGCTGGATCGATGTAATTGCAGTAGGATTTTACTTGTTAGGAATAATCCCATTGCTTGGAATGGCGCTTTTGGATTTAAATATTATCTATAAAAACAAATCACAAGAAGGAAAACTAAAAGTTCATGCGACCTTTGTTGGTATGTTCCTAATCTTTGCGCACATAGCAATGATCGCTGGAATGGTTGATCCAACAATCATTTCTGAAATGCCAACGATGGATCATAATATGTAA
- a CDS encoding LuxR C-terminal-related transcriptional regulator, whose amino-acid sequence MVNKSDIEKYIASIKTINSHEDQIIKILEGFLELFPLLDIGLFRYSPLGFLTEGIMAITIEEGLTHIRDIRDDIRTVPLTYNAVRKRKAIIITGEDFVKYNQRYSFSANSSFLLIVPICFSSNAVGLTVSTQFSESSEKIEKLLPLLTLYGELIGKIFEDPYIINNDSCLLSKREVEVMQMLSIGESTKSIAQLMHLSEFTIKDYIKSSLKKLGVNHRTHAIAELIRQGIIS is encoded by the coding sequence ATGGTGAATAAAAGTGATATAGAAAAATATATTGCTAGTATAAAGACAATTAATTCTCATGAAGATCAGATTATTAAAATTCTTGAGGGGTTTCTAGAATTATTTCCTCTATTAGATATAGGATTATTTAGATACTCTCCATTAGGATTTTTAACGGAAGGTATTATGGCAATAACCATAGAAGAGGGATTAACCCATATAAGAGATATAAGAGATGATATAAGAACTGTACCATTAACATACAATGCCGTTCGGAAACGTAAAGCAATAATCATAACGGGTGAAGATTTCGTTAAATATAATCAAAGATATTCTTTTTCAGCTAACTCCTCTTTTTTATTAATTGTACCTATTTGTTTTAGTAGTAACGCAGTAGGGCTTACGGTTAGTACACAATTTTCGGAAAGCAGTGAGAAAATAGAAAAACTCCTTCCTTTATTAACACTTTACGGGGAGTTAATTGGTAAAATATTTGAAGACCCTTACATAATAAATAATGACTCCTGTTTGTTAAGCAAAAGAGAGGTTGAAGTAATGCAAATGCTATCAATAGGAGAAAGTACTAAATCAATCGCTCAGTTAATGCATCTTAGTGAATTTACTATAAAGGATTATATTAAGTCTTCACTAAAAAAACTAGGAGTAAATCATCGTACACATGCAATTGCTGAACTAATTAGACAGGGAATCATTTCATAG
- a CDS encoding L-lactate permease has product MELPVNLLMWIMAAFPIVLLILLMVKFQWGAAEAAPIGLLAAFIISIVFYKSNLELIGLESAKGIWTSLVVIIIILPAILIYEVTYEAKAFDAIRNGLKKFTSNELLQILAIGWVFVSFLQGITGFGVPIAVGAPLLVGLGVRPLWAVVIAVLGQAWGNTFGTLAVAWDALVLQTGLQDGQIFATALWASLFIWILNLITGIIISWIYGRWAGVKKGMPAVIVISLIHGGGQIVLSQMNPSLAAFIPSCLAFVAIYFLGKLKMYRESWSIQDSPLMLRQEGTKQAEENNADDSLTMNQAFIPYYALTAITLIVLLISPLNAFLNKWKVGFSYPETMTSYGVVNHAYDLYSPIMPLTNSGLFLLLSAIIGFVYYKSKGRIQKGGGTRIFRKTIEKSIPSTIAVIALIIMSKLMGGTGQTAVLASGTAGVMGQTYVFLAPAIGVLGSFMTASNMSSNILFGGFQQATSQLLHLNEAAILGAHTAGGSLGSVLSPSKIILGTTTAGILGQEGLVLKKIMPIVITIAILMGIILTIATQFI; this is encoded by the coding sequence ATGGAACTACCTGTAAATTTATTAATGTGGATAATGGCTGCTTTCCCTATAGTACTACTTATTTTGCTAATGGTGAAATTCCAGTGGGGTGCTGCTGAGGCTGCACCAATCGGACTTTTGGCGGCATTTATCATTTCCATCGTTTTTTATAAGTCTAATCTTGAATTAATAGGATTGGAAAGTGCAAAAGGTATATGGACTTCACTTGTAGTGATCATCATTATTTTGCCTGCCATTCTTATTTATGAAGTAACCTATGAGGCAAAAGCATTTGATGCGATTCGGAATGGATTAAAAAAGTTTACATCAAATGAGCTTCTTCAAATTTTAGCTATTGGCTGGGTGTTCGTCAGCTTTTTACAAGGAATCACTGGTTTTGGTGTACCAATAGCAGTTGGCGCTCCATTATTAGTTGGACTTGGTGTAAGACCCCTATGGGCCGTAGTGATCGCTGTATTAGGGCAGGCATGGGGAAATACGTTTGGAACATTGGCAGTGGCCTGGGACGCATTAGTCTTGCAAACAGGTTTACAAGACGGCCAAATATTTGCAACGGCTCTTTGGGCTTCTTTATTCATATGGATTCTCAATTTAATTACAGGCATCATCATTAGTTGGATCTATGGCCGCTGGGCAGGAGTTAAGAAAGGGATGCCTGCTGTGATCGTCATTTCCTTAATCCATGGTGGAGGACAAATTGTTTTATCACAAATGAATCCTTCATTAGCAGCATTTATTCCATCATGTCTAGCATTTGTTGCTATATATTTCCTTGGTAAGCTCAAAATGTACAGGGAATCATGGAGTATTCAAGATAGTCCATTAATGCTTCGTCAAGAAGGAACTAAGCAAGCAGAGGAAAATAATGCTGATGATTCTCTTACCATGAATCAAGCATTTATACCTTATTATGCGTTAACTGCAATTACGTTGATTGTATTACTTATATCTCCTTTAAATGCATTTTTGAATAAGTGGAAAGTAGGTTTTAGCTATCCAGAGACGATGACTTCCTATGGTGTGGTGAATCATGCTTATGATCTATATTCACCTATCATGCCATTAACTAATTCTGGGTTATTCCTGCTCCTATCTGCAATAATTGGTTTTGTCTATTATAAGAGTAAAGGGAGAATTCAAAAAGGCGGAGGAACGCGGATTTTTAGAAAAACGATTGAAAAATCTATTCCTTCCACTATCGCAGTAATTGCTCTGATTATTATGTCTAAACTCATGGGTGGAACGGGGCAAACAGCCGTACTAGCCTCGGGAACTGCCGGAGTTATGGGACAGACTTATGTATTCCTGGCACCAGCTATTGGAGTTCTGGGTTCATTTATGACTGCCAGTAATATGTCCTCTAATATATTATTCGGCGGCTTCCAACAAGCGACTTCCCAGCTGTTGCATTTAAATGAAGCAGCAATATTAGGGGCTCATACTGCAGGTGGTTCGCTTGGTTCTGTTTTATCTCCAAGTAAGATCATTCTTGGGACAACAACAGCCGGAATCCTGGGTCAAGAAGGTCTTGTCCTAAAAAAGATTATGCCTATTGTAATAACGATTGCTATTTTGATGGGGATAATACTTACGATTGCTACACAGTTTATCTAG
- a CDS encoding multidrug resistance efflux transporter family protein — protein MKSILIGICAAIFFAFTFVLNASMELSGGSWIWSASLRYFFMVPFLLCIVLMRKNLRPLLKEISKQPGKWMLWSFIGFGLFYAPLCFAAAYSPGWLIAGTWQITIISGALLAPLFFETIHTKNGSVQVKGKIPIRGLFMSMIILLGIVLMQLEHAKQFSFENLLWGVVPILIASFAYPLGNRKMMDVCEGRLDAYQRVLGMTLASLPFWFLLSLYGIYTVGLPSGGQSLQSLLVALFSGVIATVLFFMATDLVRGNMQKLAAVEATQSMEVVFALAGELLFLSISFPSLLSWGGIIIVILGMILHSCVSNKKAESYFDQSVNLN, from the coding sequence TTGAAATCAATTTTAATCGGTATTTGTGCGGCTATCTTTTTTGCTTTTACATTTGTCCTTAATGCATCTATGGAGTTATCTGGCGGCAGCTGGATTTGGAGTGCATCGCTCCGGTATTTCTTTATGGTCCCTTTTCTATTGTGTATTGTTTTAATGAGGAAAAATTTACGGCCACTCTTAAAAGAAATCAGTAAACAACCAGGTAAATGGATGTTATGGAGCTTCATTGGCTTCGGGTTATTCTATGCTCCATTATGTTTTGCTGCTGCCTACTCACCAGGCTGGCTAATCGCTGGTACATGGCAAATTACGATTATTTCAGGTGCATTACTGGCACCGTTATTTTTTGAGACGATACACACTAAGAATGGTTCAGTTCAGGTAAAAGGGAAGATTCCCATTAGGGGTCTTTTCATGTCAATGATCATTTTGTTAGGTATAGTTCTCATGCAGTTAGAACATGCAAAACAATTTTCCTTTGAGAATCTATTATGGGGAGTTGTCCCGATTCTGATTGCATCATTTGCCTATCCTTTAGGAAATCGCAAAATGATGGATGTATGTGAAGGGCGATTAGACGCTTATCAACGCGTGTTAGGAATGACTTTAGCAAGTCTTCCATTCTGGTTTTTACTTTCCTTGTATGGAATTTATACCGTTGGATTACCTAGTGGAGGGCAAAGTCTTCAATCTTTATTGGTGGCACTTTTTTCTGGGGTCATCGCGACTGTCTTATTTTTCATGGCTACAGATTTGGTAAGAGGAAATATGCAAAAGTTAGCTGCTGTTGAAGCGACACAATCAATGGAAGTGGTTTTTGCTTTAGCTGGTGAACTTCTATTTCTATCTATATCATTTCCTTCGCTACTATCATGGGGCGGAATTATTATCGTCATCCTTGGAATGATTTTGCATAGCTGTGTATCAAATAAAAAAGCGGAAAGTTATTTTGATCAATCAGTAAACTTAAACTAA
- a CDS encoding (Fe-S)-binding protein yields MKVSLFATCLVDMFQSNVGKATVELLERLGCEIDFPKSQVCCGQPAYNSGYTKESKEAMKRMIDTFQGAEFVVSPSGSCAYMFHEYPHVFKGDPIWEPKAKKLAEKTYELTQFIVDVLKVEDVGATFEGNVTYHTSCHMTRLLGVTEAPMVLLKNVKGLNYTELPGKEQCCGFGGTFSVKMAQISEQMVDEKVCHIEETGADYLIGADAGCLMNIGGRIDRKGKPIKVLHIAEVLNSR; encoded by the coding sequence ATGAAAGTAAGTTTATTTGCGACATGCCTTGTGGATATGTTTCAAAGTAATGTAGGAAAGGCAACGGTTGAATTGCTAGAAAGACTAGGCTGTGAGATTGATTTTCCAAAATCTCAAGTTTGCTGCGGGCAGCCAGCATATAATAGCGGGTATACGAAAGAATCCAAAGAAGCGATGAAACGGATGATTGATACCTTTCAAGGTGCTGAGTTTGTGGTCTCACCATCAGGTTCATGTGCCTATATGTTTCACGAATATCCTCATGTTTTTAAAGGGGATCCGATTTGGGAACCTAAAGCAAAGAAGTTAGCTGAAAAAACCTATGAGCTAACACAATTCATTGTAGATGTTCTAAAAGTTGAGGATGTGGGAGCTACATTTGAAGGAAATGTTACCTATCATACCTCATGCCATATGACAAGATTGCTGGGAGTGACAGAAGCTCCCATGGTTCTATTGAAAAATGTCAAAGGGCTGAATTATACAGAGTTACCAGGAAAAGAGCAATGCTGCGGATTCGGTGGTACCTTTTCGGTTAAAATGGCACAAATATCAGAGCAGATGGTGGATGAAAAGGTGTGTCATATCGAGGAAACAGGCGCAGATTATCTAATCGGGGCAGACGCTGGATGTCTTATGAACATCGGCGGAAGAATCGACCGAAAAGGAAAGCCTATTAAGGTTTTACATATTGCTGAAGTTTTAAATAGTCGTTAA
- a CDS encoding LutB/LldF family L-lactate oxidation iron-sulfur protein, which translates to MAMKIGNEHFKERVDKGIHDDFMRGAVSSAQDGMGVKRRLATEELGNWEEWRSHGEEIRQHVLENLDYYLEQLSEKVAKRGGNVYFAQTKEEANEYIRGIVRQKKAKKIVKSKSMVTEEISLNAALEQEGCQVIETDLGEYILQVDDHDPPSHIVVPALHKNKEQIRDVFTERLGYNKTSKPEELAWHAREMLRKEYLSADIGITGCNFAVAETGSFSLVTNEGNADLVTALPKTQITVMGMERIVPTFEEMEVLVSLLTRSAVGQKLTSYITVLTGPREELDVDGPEEFHLVIVDNGRSNILGGEFQSVLQCIRCAACVNVCPVYRHVGGHSYGSIYSGPIGAVLSPLLGGYDEFKELPYASTLCGACTEVCPVKIPLHNLLHKHREVIVEKEGKAPISEKLAMKAFGLGAASPILYQIGSKIAPTAMNPFTVGEKISKGPGPLKAWTEIREFPAPNKERFRDWFKNREKGGD; encoded by the coding sequence ATGGCAATGAAAATTGGCAATGAGCACTTTAAGGAACGAGTGGATAAAGGGATTCATGACGATTTTATGCGTGGAGCTGTATCCAGTGCCCAGGATGGTATGGGTGTTAAACGACGCCTTGCAACAGAGGAACTTGGGAACTGGGAAGAATGGCGCTCGCATGGGGAAGAAATCCGCCAGCATGTCCTCGAGAACTTGGATTACTATTTGGAACAACTAAGTGAAAAAGTCGCAAAGCGTGGTGGAAATGTCTATTTTGCGCAAACAAAAGAGGAAGCAAATGAATATATTCGCGGAATTGTCCGCCAGAAAAAAGCAAAAAAGATAGTAAAATCCAAATCGATGGTAACCGAAGAAATTAGTCTAAATGCGGCTTTGGAACAAGAAGGCTGTCAGGTCATTGAAACGGACCTTGGCGAGTATATTCTCCAAGTGGATGATCATGATCCCCCTTCCCATATCGTTGTACCCGCTCTTCATAAAAATAAAGAGCAAATCCGTGATGTTTTCACGGAAAGGCTTGGCTATAACAAAACATCTAAACCTGAAGAGTTAGCATGGCATGCACGGGAAATGCTCAGGAAGGAATATCTGTCAGCAGACATTGGCATTACCGGCTGTAACTTTGCCGTTGCCGAAACTGGATCGTTCAGTTTGGTCACAAATGAAGGAAATGCTGATTTGGTAACGGCTTTACCAAAAACACAAATTACTGTAATGGGTATGGAAAGGATTGTCCCTACCTTTGAAGAAATGGAAGTTCTTGTATCACTGTTAACCAGGAGTGCCGTTGGGCAAAAGTTAACTAGCTATATTACTGTACTTACTGGACCAAGGGAAGAATTAGATGTCGATGGCCCCGAGGAATTCCATCTTGTCATTGTTGATAACGGCCGTTCCAATATACTTGGCGGAGAATTTCAATCAGTCTTACAATGCATTCGCTGTGCGGCCTGTGTCAACGTATGCCCGGTTTATCGCCATGTTGGCGGGCATTCCTATGGGTCAATCTATTCAGGACCAATTGGCGCTGTCCTTTCACCATTACTTGGCGGTTATGATGAATTCAAGGAACTTCCTTATGCTTCTACGCTTTGCGGGGCTTGTACAGAAGTCTGTCCGGTAAAAATCCCGCTGCATAACCTGCTTCATAAGCACCGGGAAGTGATTGTTGAGAAGGAAGGAAAGGCGCCAATATCAGAAAAACTAGCGATGAAGGCATTCGGGTTAGGTGCTGCATCACCTATTCTTTATCAAATTGGCTCTAAAATCGCTCCAACTGCCATGAATCCATTTACAGTGGGGGAAAAGATTTCAAAGGGACCTGGACCATTAAAAGCTTGGACTGAAATACGGGAGTTTCCTGCTCCGAATAAAGAGAGATTTAGAGATTGGTTTAAGAATAGAGAAAAGGGGGGCGATTAA
- a CDS encoding lactate utilization protein C gives MSGTIESREAFLNKIASQLGRARITTPVERPKWKFRPQDNVLKDATQDDLLEVLQEQCKRIHTSLVTTDLKELSSTLNDVISEYGGGPIVTWRDERFSQWGLDRLMKSEWPAQNIDVFEWDHTKGAENITKAEKANVGITISEITLAESGTVVLFSNENKGRTVSFLPAAYIALIPKSSLVPRMTQAAKKMRELYQKTGYIATCINFITGPSNSADIELNLVVGVHGPVKAAYIVINDL, from the coding sequence ATGTCAGGAACTATTGAGAGTCGTGAAGCATTTTTAAATAAAATTGCCAGCCAGCTAGGACGAGCCAGGATAACGACTCCAGTTGAACGGCCAAAATGGAAATTTCGCCCCCAGGACAATGTGCTGAAGGATGCTACACAAGATGACTTATTAGAAGTTTTACAAGAGCAGTGTAAAAGAATACATACATCACTTGTAACAACAGATCTAAAAGAATTATCCTCCACTCTTAATGATGTGATATCTGAATATGGCGGCGGTCCAATCGTTACTTGGAGGGATGAGCGATTCTCCCAATGGGGTCTCGACAGGCTAATGAAATCCGAATGGCCAGCTCAAAATATCGATGTCTTTGAATGGGACCATACGAAAGGGGCAGAGAACATTACAAAAGCAGAAAAGGCAAATGTCGGTATTACCATCAGTGAAATTACACTGGCTGAGTCAGGAACCGTTGTTTTATTTAGTAATGAGAACAAAGGAAGAACGGTTAGCTTTCTGCCAGCTGCCTATATTGCCTTAATCCCCAAAAGTTCGCTGGTGCCAAGGATGACTCAAGCAGCAAAAAAAATGCGTGAACTTTATCAAAAAACAGGTTACATCGCTACCTGCATCAATTTTATTACAGGACCAAGCAATTCAGCGGATATTGAGTTAAACCTAGTAGTTGGAGTCCACGGACCGGTGAAGGCAGCCTATATTGTCATAAATGATCTTTAA
- a CDS encoding M20/M25/M40 family metallo-hydrolase, with the protein MCDLKWGKPETLRSLLCELVGWQSRTLTEGEIKFAYNLKSKLLELEYFQKNPSNVGLHETGRGRNAVTALYKNNDSAETIVLISHFDTVDTKEYAELEPLACQPEELTVALLNWTKELPIDSRVDLESGDYLFGRGTMDMKMGLALHMALIEKASFEKWPINLLLVSVPDEEVDSEGMRAVIPKLVQLQEEHQLKYKLFLNSEPSFSQNPGDTNYYIYSGSIGKIMPAVLFYGKETHVGEPLSGLTANYMASFLTQRMEWNSLFRENNFGENTPLPVSLRQKDLKVEYSTQTPNRAEALYNVFLMKRNAGEIMDIFGAVARDAARTCNTAYFEMCEREGIEPIGKVNVLYYEELLEYAMNKLGSKAIEGFKIEVMNNSNWDDREKSIRIADLLMIHCQELGPTMVLLFAPPFYPAVNSSNVPLVIEAVKLMKKIGKEQLNLEINQIHYFNGISDLSYVLYEDEDQGWKTYERNTPVWGDTYCIPFADIQKINAPVLNIGPFGKDAHKRTERLHINSAFVQVPIMLEALVRSMFPINQTSE; encoded by the coding sequence TTGTGTGATTTAAAATGGGGTAAACCAGAAACATTGCGCTCATTGCTTTGCGAGCTTGTCGGTTGGCAAAGCAGGACCCTCACAGAGGGGGAGATCAAATTCGCGTACAATTTAAAATCGAAGTTATTGGAACTGGAATACTTCCAAAAAAACCCTTCCAATGTAGGACTTCATGAAACTGGCCGAGGACGTAATGCCGTTACTGCTTTATATAAAAATAATGATTCGGCAGAGACAATTGTCTTAATTAGTCATTTTGATACGGTTGATACTAAAGAATATGCGGAACTTGAACCTCTTGCATGCCAACCAGAAGAACTAACCGTTGCTTTATTAAACTGGACAAAAGAGTTACCGATTGATTCGCGTGTTGACCTCGAGTCGGGTGACTATTTATTCGGTCGAGGGACTATGGATATGAAAATGGGTCTCGCCCTTCACATGGCTTTGATTGAAAAAGCGAGTTTTGAAAAATGGCCAATCAATTTATTACTGGTTAGTGTACCAGATGAAGAGGTTGACTCAGAAGGAATGCGTGCCGTCATTCCAAAACTTGTCCAATTACAAGAAGAACATCAATTGAAATACAAATTGTTTTTAAATAGTGAACCATCATTCTCACAGAACCCAGGGGATACCAATTATTATATTTATTCGGGATCCATTGGTAAAATAATGCCTGCTGTTTTATTTTACGGCAAAGAAACCCATGTTGGCGAGCCTTTGAGTGGCCTAACTGCTAATTATATGGCATCTTTTTTAACTCAACGAATGGAATGGAATTCTTTATTCCGAGAGAATAATTTCGGAGAAAATACACCGCTTCCAGTTTCACTTCGGCAAAAAGATCTGAAGGTTGAATATAGCACACAGACACCAAACCGTGCGGAAGCACTTTATAATGTATTTCTAATGAAGCGTAATGCCGGCGAAATAATGGATATATTTGGGGCAGTGGCTAGGGACGCTGCTAGAACATGCAATACTGCATATTTTGAAATGTGTGAGCGGGAAGGCATTGAACCCATTGGAAAAGTAAATGTCTTATACTATGAAGAGTTACTAGAGTATGCTATGAACAAACTAGGATCGAAAGCCATCGAAGGTTTCAAAATTGAGGTAATGAATAACTCAAACTGGGACGACCGTGAAAAATCCATTAGAATCGCTGATTTACTTATGATTCATTGTCAAGAACTCGGTCCGACAATGGTCCTGTTGTTCGCACCGCCGTTTTATCCTGCGGTTAATTCTTCAAACGTACCGCTTGTCATTGAAGCAGTTAAATTAATGAAGAAAATTGGAAAAGAACAATTAAATTTAGAAATTAATCAAATCCATTATTTTAATGGTATCTCCGATCTCAGCTATGTCTTATACGAGGACGAAGATCAAGGCTGGAAAACGTACGAACGCAATACACCAGTGTGGGGAGACACATACTGCATTCCCTTTGCAGATATACAAAAGATAAATGCCCCTGTATTGAATATCGGTCCTTTCGGAAAAGATGCACATAAGCGAACGGAAAGACTTCATATAAATAGTGCATTTGTTCAAGTGCCGATAATGCTAGAGGCATTAGTTCGCAGTATGTTTCCTATAAATCAAACTTCAGAATAA